CGTGTTCTCGGGCATGGCGTTCGGGTATATTTTCGCCTCAGCCATTGCGCCGCTGTTCCCAGGAGTGGAAGCCAGCAAGTTCGGACCGTTTGTCTTGATGCATTACGTGCAGCCCTACTTGTTAATCGTCATCCCGAATCTGCTGTTCACCGGCGCTATTTTCTTTGCGCTGGGCACGCTCACGCGCAACATGCTGGCCGTGTACATTGGCAGCGTGCTAGTGCTGGTGCTCTACGGCGTGTCCAGCGCACTCACCGCAGATTTGGACAATGAATTTCTGTCGAATTTATTAGATCCCTTCGGAGCCACGGCCGTGAACTTGACCACGCGTTACTGGACCGCCGCCGAGCAGAACACCTTGCTTTTGCCCCTGAACGAGCACATACTCTGGAACCGTCTGCTTTGGATGGGTGTGGGGTTAGTTTTGCTGATTTTCTGCTTCTGGAAATTCAGTTTTTCGTTCTTCGCCTCTGAAGGCAAGGCCCGCAAGGTCAGAAAAGAGGAAAACCTTGGTGTTGCAGTGCCAAACAAACTAATCTTACCCAAAGTACATCAGGAGTTCTCCTTTAGCCGCAGCTTCGGGCAATTCTGGAAACTGGCCAAGTTGGAGTTCAAGGGCATTGTGCGCAGCGTGTATTTCATTGCTATTGTGGTGGCGGGCATTGTGTTTCTGCTTTCCACCGGAAGTCAGATTGGCAAGCTGTACGGTACCACTACGTTCCCGGTCACGTCTGAAGTTATCTCTTTGTTAGGCGGCACGTTTTCGTTGTTCATGCTCATCATCATCACGTTTTACTCCGGCGAACTGGTCTGGCGAGAGCGCGATGCCCGCATGAACCAACTCTATGATGCGCTGCCAATTCCCAACTGGGTGCCGTTCACGTCTAAAGTAGTGGCCTTGATGAGCATACAGGTAGTCTTGATGGCGGTAGTTTTGCTCTGTGGCATTATTATTCAGGTGGCCAAGGGCTACTATAATTTTGAGCTGGGGTTGTATGTAAAGGGCTTGTTTGGTGTGCAGTTGATAGATTTTCTGCTGATGAGCGTGCTGGCCATGCTGGTGCAGGTGCTGGTGAACAACAAATTCCTGGGCCATTTTATCATGGTCATTTATTATCTGGCAAACATTTTCAAAGGGCAATTGGGTTTTGAGCATTTGCTGTATTCATTTAGCTCAGACCCGGGCATGCGGTATTCGGCCATGAACGGCTACGGGCATTTTGTAAAGCCGTTTCTGCTGTTCAAGCTGTACTGGGGCGCGTTTGCGGTGATCTTGGCCTTGCTTTCCAATTTGCTGTGGGTGCGGGGCACCGAAGCCAGTATCAAAGGCCGGTTCAAGCTGGCGAGTTTGCAGCTGAGAAAATCCACCTTGCTGGTGCTGGGTTCGGCGGCATTGGTGTTCTTGATTTCCGGTGGGTTCATCTTTTACAACACCAACATGCTGCATGAGTACCGTGACTCAGATGACAACGAGAAACTGCAGGCCGCCTTTGAGAAAACCTACAAGAAATACCAGGGCCTGCCGCAACCCAAAGTAGTGGATGTGTACCTGGAAACCGACCTGTACCCGCAGGAGCGCGAATTCCATTTCAAAGGTTATTTCTGGCTTAAAAACAAAACCAACGTGGCCCTTGACTCCATACATATCATGCTGGATGAAGACGCCGTAATCAAGCAACTGGCCTTCGCGCGGCCGGCCAAAGAAGTGTTGTTTGACAAAAAAATGGGCTACCACATCTTCCGGCTGGCCCAGCCACTGGTGCCTGGTGACTCCATCAAACTGAACCTGGACCTGCGCTACCAGACCAAAGGTTTCAAAGACCGAAGCTACAACACCGGCATTGTCTACAACGGCTCCTTCATCAACAGCCAATACCTGCCGCACATTGGGTACCAGGAAGGCTTTGAACTAGGTGACGATGATACACGCAAAGAACATGGCCTCAAGCCCAAAGAGCGCATGGCCAAGGTAGACGACCTTAAGGCGCGCCAGACCACCTACATTGGCAATGACGCCGACTGGATCACTTTTGAAACCGTGGTGAGCACCGTGCCGGGCCAGATTGCCCTGGCGCCCGGCTATTTGCAGAAAGAATGGATCAAAGACGGCCGCCGCTATTTCCATTACAAGATGGATTCCAAAATCCTGAATTTCTATGCCTTTCTGTCAGCGGATTATGAGGTGAGGAAAGACAAATGGAACGATGTGGCCATTGAGGTCTATTACCAGAAAGGCCATGAGTACAATATAGACCGCATGATCAAGGGCGTGAAGAAATCACTGGACTATTACACCGCCAATTTCAGCCCGTACCAGCACCGGCAGGTGCGCATTCTGGAGTTTCCGGGGTATGCGGCGTTTGCGCAGGCGTTTCCCAACACCATTCCGTTCTCAGAGTCCATTGGGTTTATTGCCGATGTAGATGACAAAGACCCCGAGGACATTGACTATCCGTTCTACGTGACTGCCCATGAGGTGGCGCACCAGTGGTGGGCGCACCAAGTCATCGGTGGCGATGTGCAAGGCTCCACGCTGATGTCAGAAACCATGAGCCAGTATTCGGCCTTAATGGTGATGAAGAAAGAGTACGGCGCAGAGCGCATGAAGAAGTTCCTGCAGTATGAGATGCGCAATTACCTCACCGGCCGCGCCGGCGAACGCAAAAAGGAACTGCCCTTGTATTTGGTGGAAAACCAGCAGTACATTCATTACCGCAAAGGCTCTGTGGTGATGTACGCGCTGGCAGATTACATTGGCGAAGACAAACTCAACGCGGCGCTTAAGGCCTACGTACAGAAAGTGGCGTTCCAGGAAGCGCCGTTCACCAACAGCCTGGAGTTCATGACCTACATCAAGCAAGTTACGCCAGACTCACTGCAGTATTTGGTAGAGGATATGTTTGAGCATATCACGCTCTATGAGAACAAAGCCACTGAAGCCACCGCCCAGAGACAGAAAGACGGTACCTACAAAGTGACGTTCACGGTAGATGCCAAGAAATTCAGGGCCGACAGCCTGGGCAACGAGAGCCTGGCTAAGCTCCAGGACTACGTAGACGTGGCCGTGATGACCCGCAAGAAAGTAGACGGCCACTGGCAAGACGTGCCGCTGTACCTGCAGAAGCAACTCATTAAAGCCGGGCAGAACAAGCTGGAAGTCACCGTCAAAGAGAAGCCCTTGAAAGCCGGCGTGGACCCATACCAAAAACTCATTGACCGCAATCCCGAGGACAACATGAAAGACGTGACCGTGAAGTCATAACTCGCATAACCAATGCAAAAAGAAGGCCCGGCAATTTGCTGGGCCTTCTTTTTTTAACTTACTGAGTTAACTTGTGCTTGAGTAACTGTGGAAGGGTAGTCCAAATTTTTGTCCGGAAAGTTAAATTGTAGACATTTGATTATCAATGAGTTGGTTTTGGATGTGTAGCTTCAGGTAGAAAACGACTTCCATTATGCGCTATTTCAAATATAAATTTGTCACATCTGGAGAATCGTAGAAATATTTCTTTTTATTTTTGGATTGAACAGGCTGGATTTGCGAGCTGCTTTGAGGTTTGCCACGGTTTTCTGGGAAATTTCATCGTGTTTCTGAAGAAATTCAGCGTCTGAAACAGCTTGTTTGACGGTCAGGGAAGGCTATTCACCTAAGAGTTCCGTAGAAGGATGCTTTTTTTATACAAAGTCTTGTTTTTGTTATCATTACGAGCGTATATTTGTGTCATTCTTGTAACAAGTTGTATTCTTTATAAGTAAACATAAAAGACAACGGACCTGCGGAATACCTCCCCCACTGACGAATTGCTTAAAAAATCAAGTTTTATATCAACGCGATGCAAAATCTAAAGAATGTTCTGGCTCTGCTCTTTTTTGTAGCTATGTCATTGAATGTAATGGCCGGTGGTGGTGGAGGAGATGTAGCCAAGTCAGCGGCTGCGTCTAAAGTACGCATCAAAGAAATTTCCTTGGTGATTAAGCAAAACCCACAGAACGCACAAGCCTTCGCAGAGCGCGCGGCCGCCAAGCTGGAATTGGGTGATGCCTTTGGCGCCATCAAAGACTACAACAACGCGGTGGAGATTGCTCCAAGCAACACTGAGTTTTTGCAAGCCCGTGGCAATGCCTTTGTAATGGTAGAGGCCTTCAAAGAAGCCTTAACTGATTTCAATACCGCGCTTTTAAACTCTACTTCTTTGGAGTTGATTTATGACCGCGCCGTGGCCAAGTTCCACCTAGATGACTATGAAGGTGCCCTAGCCGACTTAAACCAGGTATTGGCCGCTGCTCCCAGCCATTCTAAAGCGCTGTTCAACCGCGCCGTGGTAAAGTTAGACATGCAACAAACCGAAGGTGCCATTGCTGACTTAACTACCTTCTTAGCAAGCAACCCCAACCACGAGCAAGCTTTGTTCACCCTGGAGTTAGCCAAAACCCAATTAGCTAAAAAAGTAGCCAAGCGTTAAGCAACACTACTTACTCTATAAAGCAGAAGGGCCAGATGTTTTCATCTGGCCCTTCTGCTTTATATGTGTTTAGGAAGTCAAATTCTATATTTCGAAAAATCTCCCGTTTCCGTTTTTGGGCTCAATTATAGAATTGAGCCCAAAAGCGGAAATTGTTACTGATTACTTCTTAAGCCTCACAGGAAATTTAGCGGCACGTTCAGTTTTGCCCGGTCAGAGAGAATCTTTTACTGTTTCACTAAAATTTTACTCAAAGCATCCCAGACCACCACGCCTACCGTCACTGACACGTTCAGGCTGTGCTTGGTGCCAAACTGCGGAATCTCCAGTACGCCATCGGCGGCTTGAATCACGTCTTCCTCCACGCCAAACACCTCATTCCCGAACACAAACGCATGCTTTTGCCCAGCTTCCGGCTGAAAGTCAGCCAACGAGGTGCTGCCCTCCGTCTGTTCAATGGCCCACACAGTGTAGCCTTCGGTTTTAAGACATTCTACTGCTTCTAAGGTTGTGCCCACGTGTTCCCACTCCACCGACTCCGTGGCGCCCAACGCGGTCTTGTGGATCTCTTTGTTGGGCGGCGTGCCCGTGATGCCGCAGAGGAAGATTTTGGCCACGGCAAACGCATCAGCGGTCCTGAACGCTGAGCCCACATTGTGCAGGCTTCGCACATTGTCCAGTACCAACACCAACGGATTTTTTTGCTTATTTTTGAAGTCCTCCACCGAGTCGCGTTGAAGGTCATCCATGCTTAACTTGCGCATATATAAAAGAATAATCGGCGAATAAAAGAGTAATCGGCGAAGCCGAATCAACTGCAAAGATAGGACAAAGCAAGCTAGTCCAGCGTTTTTGGCCTCGTTTCTGAAAATGAAGCCGAAAACAGAATTTGACTGCACGCATTCCGTCCCCCTTTGAAGGGGTAGGGGAATGCTACGGCGGTTGAATAACCTGGAACTGCCGCAAGTTTAGCGCAAGCGTAACTTGTGGTTATAAACTTACAACGTGTTTAGCCAAAAGTTACGCTTGCGCTAAACTTGCGGCAGGCAGAAAGCCTTCTATGGCGCGGAAGTTTCTTCCGTGACTTTAGTATATCATTAGTCACGGAAGAAACTTCCGCGCCATAGAAGGCTTGAGAATAAAAGTGAAGTTTCGTTTTTGGCTCCATTTTCAGAATTGAGGCCAAAAACAGAAACCAAGATAGAAATTAGCTGCTGAAGCGACTTCTTCCAAAAAGTAGCACATCAGCACATTACCATATTAGCACATTAAATTTTGAGTAAAGCCGCCGAGTTCAGCGCCACGCCGCTGATGAAACAGTACAATGCCATCAAAGCCAAGCACCCGGGCGCGCTGCTGCTGTTTAGGGTGGGGGACTTTTACGAGACCTTCGGGGAAGATGCCATCAAGGCCAGCAAAATTCTGGGCATCATGCTCACCAAGCGAGGCAACGGCAGTGCGTCTGAAACGGCGCTGGCGGGCTTTCCGCACCACAGCTTAGACACGTATCTGCCTAAGTTGGTGCGGGCCGGTGAAAGGGTGGCCATCTGCGACCAGTTGGAGGACCCCAAAACCGTGAAAGGCATTGTGAAGCGCGGCGTGACCGAGCTGGTGACGCCTGGCGTGTCATTTAATGACCAGGTGCTGGACCAGAAACGGAACAACTATTTGGCCTCGGTGCATTTTGGGAAGGCCGAAGTGGGCATTGCGTTCTTGGATGCCTCTACGGGCGAGTTTCTGTTGGCGCAAGGCGATGCTGGGTATGTGGGCAAACTACTCCAGAATTTCGGCCCCGCCGAGGTCTTGTTTTGCAAGGGTCAGAAAGAAGCGTTTGCGCAAAACTTCGGGCCGGATTTTTGTCAGTTTGCGCTGGATGAATGGGTGTACAGCTATGATTTCGGCCATGACCTGCTCACCAAACAGCTGAACACAAAATCTTTGAAAGGTTTTGGGGTGGAAGGCTTGACCGAAGGCATTACCGCCGCCGGTGCCATTCTGCATTACATGGCCGAGACGCAGCACCATGACCTTCGGCACATTTCGGCGCTGAGCCGCCTGGAGGAAGACAAATACGTGTGGCTGGACCGGTTCACGGTGCGCAACTTGGAGCTGATCTTTCCGCAGCACCCCGAGGGCGTGCCGCTGATTGACATTCTGGACCGCACCATCACGCCTATGGGCGCACGGCAACTCCGTAAATGGCTGGTGTTGCCGCTCAAAGATGCCGCGCAAATAAGACGACGGTTAGATACCGTGGAGGCGCTGCAGGACCGTCCTGAGTTGTTGCAGGACATCAACCATTATTTAAAACAAATCCATGACCTGGAGCGCTTAATCTCCAAGGTGGCGGTGCGCCGGGTGAATCCGAGGGAGTTGCTGCAATTGTCGCGCGCGCTAGAGGCCACGTTGCCCATTAAGGAACTTCTGGCCGTGAGCGGCGTACCCGCCCTGCAGAAACTAGCCGACCAACTCTTGCCCTGCGAAAGCATACGCGAGGAAATCAAAAAGATCCTGAAGCCAGACGCGCCTGTGCTCACGCACCAGGGAAACATGGTCAACGACGGCATTGACGCCGAACTGGATGAACTGCGCGCCATCGCGTTCTCGGGGAAAGATTACTTATTGCAGATTCAGCAGCGCGAAGTGCAGAATACCGGTATTTCCAGCCTGAAGATTGCTTATAACAAAGTGTTCGGGTATTTTCTGGAGGTCACGCATGCACACAAAGACAAAGTGCCGAGTTCCTGGATTAGAAAGCAAACCCTAGTAAATGCTGAGCGCTACATTACCGAAGAGCTTAAAACCTACGAAGAGAAAATCCTGCACGCCGAGGACCGTTTGTTTGTGATTGAGCAGCGCATCTTCAATGAATTAATGCTGAGCGCCGCCGAGTTTGTGCCTCAAATTCTGCAGAACGCCCGCGCCCTGGCCGTGCTGGACTGCCTGGCGAACTTCGCGCAACTGGCCCGACAGAATGGTTACGTAAAGCCCGAAGTGGACGAAAGCACGGTGCTCAACATC
This region of Rufibacter sp. LB8 genomic DNA includes:
- the mutS gene encoding DNA mismatch repair protein MutS; translated protein: MKQYNAIKAKHPGALLLFRVGDFYETFGEDAIKASKILGIMLTKRGNGSASETALAGFPHHSLDTYLPKLVRAGERVAICDQLEDPKTVKGIVKRGVTELVTPGVSFNDQVLDQKRNNYLASVHFGKAEVGIAFLDASTGEFLLAQGDAGYVGKLLQNFGPAEVLFCKGQKEAFAQNFGPDFCQFALDEWVYSYDFGHDLLTKQLNTKSLKGFGVEGLTEGITAAGAILHYMAETQHHDLRHISALSRLEEDKYVWLDRFTVRNLELIFPQHPEGVPLIDILDRTITPMGARQLRKWLVLPLKDAAQIRRRLDTVEALQDRPELLQDINHYLKQIHDLERLISKVAVRRVNPRELLQLSRALEATLPIKELLAVSGVPALQKLADQLLPCESIREEIKKILKPDAPVLTHQGNMVNDGIDAELDELRAIAFSGKDYLLQIQQREVQNTGISSLKIAYNKVFGYFLEVTHAHKDKVPSSWIRKQTLVNAERYITEELKTYEEKILHAEDRLFVIEQRIFNELMLSAAEFVPQILQNARALAVLDCLANFAQLARQNGYVKPEVDESTVLNIKQGRHPVIEKQLPPGEQYVPNDISLDNEEQQIIIITGPNMAGKSALLRQTALIVLMAQIGSFVPAQSAHIGVIDKIFTRVGASDNLSRGESTFMVEMTETASILNNISDRSLVLMDEIGRGTSTYDGISIAWAIVEHLHNAPKGRAKTLFATHYHELNQLTEDFPRVRNFNVSVKESNGKILFMRKLVEGGSAHSFGIQVAQMAGMPNTVVIRASEIMHHLEQEKISHPHQDPQEVMKSLPKQPYQLSMFELNDPQLVRIKEMFEKLDINTITPVEALLKLNELKMLVDKK
- a CDS encoding tetratricopeptide repeat protein codes for the protein MSLNVMAGGGGGDVAKSAAASKVRIKEISLVIKQNPQNAQAFAERAAAKLELGDAFGAIKDYNNAVEIAPSNTEFLQARGNAFVMVEAFKEALTDFNTALLNSTSLELIYDRAVAKFHLDDYEGALADLNQVLAAAPSHSKALFNRAVVKLDMQQTEGAIADLTTFLASNPNHEQALFTLELAKTQLAKKVAKR
- a CDS encoding M1 family aminopeptidase, with the translated sequence MFLQIFLFELKYRLQRPATYIYFLIFFLMALLAVFGVSGVFGGTIIIGGGSSASLKANAPYQINWVITLLSWFGVLVTSAMMGNSIYRDFEHKTHALFFTSPISKWGYLGGRFWGSFLVTLFVFSGMAFGYIFASAIAPLFPGVEASKFGPFVLMHYVQPYLLIVIPNLLFTGAIFFALGTLTRNMLAVYIGSVLVLVLYGVSSALTADLDNEFLSNLLDPFGATAVNLTTRYWTAAEQNTLLLPLNEHILWNRLLWMGVGLVLLIFCFWKFSFSFFASEGKARKVRKEENLGVAVPNKLILPKVHQEFSFSRSFGQFWKLAKLEFKGIVRSVYFIAIVVAGIVFLLSTGSQIGKLYGTTTFPVTSEVISLLGGTFSLFMLIIITFYSGELVWRERDARMNQLYDALPIPNWVPFTSKVVALMSIQVVLMAVVLLCGIIIQVAKGYYNFELGLYVKGLFGVQLIDFLLMSVLAMLVQVLVNNKFLGHFIMVIYYLANIFKGQLGFEHLLYSFSSDPGMRYSAMNGYGHFVKPFLLFKLYWGAFAVILALLSNLLWVRGTEASIKGRFKLASLQLRKSTLLVLGSAALVFLISGGFIFYNTNMLHEYRDSDDNEKLQAAFEKTYKKYQGLPQPKVVDVYLETDLYPQEREFHFKGYFWLKNKTNVALDSIHIMLDEDAVIKQLAFARPAKEVLFDKKMGYHIFRLAQPLVPGDSIKLNLDLRYQTKGFKDRSYNTGIVYNGSFINSQYLPHIGYQEGFELGDDDTRKEHGLKPKERMAKVDDLKARQTTYIGNDADWITFETVVSTVPGQIALAPGYLQKEWIKDGRRYFHYKMDSKILNFYAFLSADYEVRKDKWNDVAIEVYYQKGHEYNIDRMIKGVKKSLDYYTANFSPYQHRQVRILEFPGYAAFAQAFPNTIPFSESIGFIADVDDKDPEDIDYPFYVTAHEVAHQWWAHQVIGGDVQGSTLMSETMSQYSALMVMKKEYGAERMKKFLQYEMRNYLTGRAGERKKELPLYLVENQQYIHYRKGSVVMYALADYIGEDKLNAALKAYVQKVAFQEAPFTNSLEFMTYIKQVTPDSLQYLVEDMFEHITLYENKATEATAQRQKDGTYKVTFTVDAKKFRADSLGNESLAKLQDYVDVAVMTRKKVDGHWQDVPLYLQKQLIKAGQNKLEVTVKEKPLKAGVDPYQKLIDRNPEDNMKDVTVKS
- a CDS encoding RNA methyltransferase, translated to MDDLQRDSVEDFKNKQKNPLVLVLDNVRSLHNVGSAFRTADAFAVAKIFLCGITGTPPNKEIHKTALGATESVEWEHVGTTLEAVECLKTEGYTVWAIEQTEGSTSLADFQPEAGQKHAFVFGNEVFGVEEDVIQAADGVLEIPQFGTKHSLNVSVTVGVVVWDALSKILVKQ